DNA from Desulfobacterales bacterium:
ACCATGTTATTGTTAAGGATCTTCATCACATAGAAGGCCTGCTCGCAATCGCCGACCCGGCGCTGTTCTATGGATTGAATAACTCCCACGCCATGGGCGGGATACACCGCCATATCCCCTACATCAAACACACACTACCTCCTTCCCTGCTGGAAAACGTCAAGAGCGGTCCTGGTCCGTTTCGCAGGGCAAAACAGACCAGGACCGCAGAGAAAATGATACTGGCCGCTCCAATATTTTCTTTGTCGCGTCAAGGACTATAACATGAATCGTGCAAATTTAAAAGCAGGCAGTTCCGGGCTTTTCCTTCAATGCCTGCAACAGGGGAATTATCTTTTGGTGCCGGACGGCTTGCCGGGCCCGGGATCAGGGCTCAACGGAGACTGTTCAGAAAGTTCATTGCCGCGGCCACATCCTGTTCAAGGAATATCCGCAGCCCCTCTTCAAGGGTGACAAACCGTTCCTCCACCGTTTTCAGCTCTGCCGAAGAAAAACCGGAAAGCACATAACGCTCGGCCGGAATCGGCTGGTCGGGTCGTCCGATTCCCACCTTGATCCGCGGAAAGGACTCCGTGCCCAGCCCTTGGATCAGGGAACGGATACCGTTGTGTCCGCCGGCCCCGCCCCGGGCAACCATCTTGATCCGGGCCAGGTCCAGGTCAAGATCGTCGTGGACCACCAGAATCCGTTCGGCCGGGATCTTGAAAAAACGGCTGATGGCGGCCACGGCGTCGCCGCTGCGGTTCATAAAGGTCATCGGTTTGACCAGTTGCACTGTCTTGCCCCACAGGCAGCCCTTGACGATCTCGGCCTGCCATTTGGATGAAGAAAAAGCAAAACCATGGCAACGGGCCAGATAATCCAGGGCCAGGAAACCGAGATTATGGCGGGTGGTCGCATATTGTGTGCCGGGATTTCCCAGTCCTACCAGCAGATGCATTTATGTGTTCCAGGGGTCAGGGGTCAGGGGTACAGGGGTACAGGGGTACAGGGGTACAGGGGTGCAGCAAAAAAAAGGGCCGGAAAAAGGCCAAGCCCCTTTCCGGCCACGCTCCTTCCTCGAAACCGATACGCTTCTAGGCGGCTGCTTCCTCTGCCGCGCCTTCCTCCGCCGCTGGCGCGCCCTCTTCCTCGACTTCCTCTTCCTCTGTTGTCTCTTCAACAACCTGCTTGAGATGGGTGACCATCACACAGGCCGCCTCCGCATCTTCAAGCAAGGTCACGGAATCGGGAACACTCAGGGTCTGACAGGTTATCGCATCGCCGATATTCAGGGCCGAGACATCAGTGTCAACCGTATCAGGAATATCCAGGGGCAATCCCTTTACATGGACAAAGGGCTTGACCACATTCATGAAACCACCCAGGTCAACGCCTTTTGCAACACCGACACAGTTCAGCGGCACCGAGTAAACCCGTTCCTTGTCCAGGGAGATCTCGAAAAAATCCACATGGATCAAGGCCTCGGTTACCGGGTCCTTTTGAATCTCCCGCACCATCACATGATGGCTGGAGGTGACCCCGTCGGCCTCAACCGCAAGGGAGACCACGGCGTTGCGGCCATGGACCTGCATCAATATCTTGCGAAGCAGAGCCGACTCCAGGGACAGGGCCACCGGCTCGGCCTTCACCCCATAGAGAATGGCCGGGGTCTTGCCCTCTCTGCGCAGGGAACGGGCCGCGCCCTTGCCGGAACCCTGCCGCACCGTGGCGGTCATATCCAATCGTAACATACTTGTGCCTCCTTATATCAAGCCAGCAGCCGCACGACCTTGCGCCTGCGTCCGGCTGGCTGTTGTCTGTTTTTATTCTTCTCGTGGCCGCCACCGTGACGGACACTCTCGCCTGTTTATACCGCAAGGGCATAAGTTTCGTTTGAGTCCACCCAAGCGGACTCAACTTAAGAGCTTTATACAAAAAGGGAACTCACCGAATCTTCCGAATGGATCCGGCCGATGGCCTCGCCCAGCAGCTCGGAAACCGAGAGCACCTTGATTTTTTCGCACTGCCTGGCAGCGTCATTCAACGGAATGGAGTTGCTCACCACCAGGGAAGAAATCCTCGAGTTCCTAATCCGCTCCACTGCCGGGCCCGACAGGACCGGGTGGGTACAACAGGCGTGCACGTCCACCGCGCCCGCCGTATAGAGAATATCAGCCGCCCCGCAGAGGGTACCGGCGGTATCGACCATATCATCGAGCAGGATGGCGGTCTTGCCGGCCACATCGCCGATAACCCGCATCGCCTTTGACTGGTTGGGTTTGTCCCGCCGTTTGTCAATGATCGCCAGTTCGGCGTTGAGCCGCTTGGCAAAGGCCCGGGTCCGCTCCACCCCGCCGGCATCCGGGGAAACCATCACCACATTGTTAAATTTGCCGGCGATATATTTCAACAGCACCGGGGCGGCGTAGAGATGATCCACCGGTATATTGAAAAAACCCTGGATCTGGCCGGCATGCAGGTCCATTGCCAGTACCCGCCGCACCCCGACCACGGTGAGCATCTCAGCCACCACCTTGGCGGTAATCGGCACCCGGGGCGCCACCTTGCGGTCCTGGCGGGCATAGCCGTAATAGGGCAGAACCGCGGTAATCCGCCGGGCCGAGGCCCGCCGCAGGGCGTCCACCATGATCACCAGCTCCATCAGGTGGTCATTCACCGGGGTACAGGTGGGTTGGATCACAAAAACATCGGTACCCCGGACATTCTCGCCGATTTCAATAAAAATCTCGCCGTCGCTGAAGCGCCGCACCTCGGCCTTGGAAAGGGGAATCCGCAGATGCCGGCAGATCGCCTCTGCCATCGGCCGGTTGGCGTTCCCGGAAAAAACCTTCATTATATTCGGCATATCAAAACCAGTCCAGTGATAGTTGGTAAACGCTTACGGGCATGAGGTTACCGTAATTCCATACCCCCGGATAGTTGCAAGGCTGAAAAATGGCAGGGGCGGGAGGATTCGAACCTCCGAATGCAAGGACCAAAACCTTGTGTCTTACCTCTTGACGACGCCCCTGCGCAGATATCTCCACGTGATAACGGGATTACCAGCCCTGATGATCGTTCATGCCCGTGATCAGTTACAATATCCCTGGTTATGCGGCCACACCGGTCAGAATAACCTGACCGCCATATTTACCGGCAAGCCCGCGACAACAGGCCCGGGCCCGGGACAATGCCTGTTCCGGTTCGCCGCAGAAAAGCCCGAATACCGTCGGGCCGCTGCCCGACATCAGGACGCCCTCCGCACCGGCCTGGAGAACTTGCTGTTTTATTTGCGCAATAACCGGAAACCGCCTGATGGTGACCCCTTCAAGGTCATTGGACAATTCAATCGGCAAATTAGCCGGTTTGGAGACATTCCGGGACGTGGTCTCGCAATTTCGCGCTAAGATATATGGATTGTCCCTGGTTGTCAACGCTAAATTCTCATAGACCCACCGGGTGGATACCGGGAATCCGGGACTGACCAGGACCACTGAACAGCGGTCCAAGGAGGACGCCTCAACAAGCCGGTCACCGATGCCGGTTGCCCGGGCCGCAACATAACCGGCCACGAAAAAGGGGACATCCGCGCCCAGGCTCCGGCCCAGGCCGTGCAGGGTTTCATGGTCCAACCCGGCGGCAAACAAGGTGTTGAGCCCGGTGAGGACCGCGGCGGCATCACTGCTGCCGCCGCCCAGGCCGGCGGCCACCGGAATCCTCTTGTGCAGGACAATGTCAATCCCGGAACTCAAACCGGCCGCATCCAGAAAGGCCCGGGCCGCCCGGAAAACGAGATTATCCCCGTTCTCAGGCAGATCGGTGCCCGGACAGCGTAACCGGATACCCCGGTCAATGACCCGCAGCCGGAGTCGATCGGCAAGCTCCAGCTTCTGCATCAGGGTATCGATCTCATGATACCCGTCCGGCCGCCGGCCCTTTACCGTCAAGACAAGATTAATCTTGGCCGGGGCATGAACCGTAATTTCCGTCATGGCTGCCTGCGACAATCGGATCTCTCTCCGGCCCATAAGAACCGCCCTGGACCGACCGGCCTACTTTCCGGCCTTGACGAACCGCATCTTCACTTCAAAGAGCACCATGCGCAGCAGTTCCTTTTCCTCGTCGGTCAGGTTGCCCCTGGTCTTTTCCTCAAGCATGGCCAGGGTGTCGATGCTGTGCTTGGCCAGCACCATGTCCCGGTTCTTCTCGCCGGTGACCGGGTCGCTGATTTCCCCCAGGTGATAGAGTACCGAGGTGTTCAACGACATGATCAGGGCCGCAAAGGTCACCTCGGGCATGACGCATTTGCCGTCTCTTTTCACCTGCCCCTCGGGACAGGGTTTGCAGCCATCCCCTTTGTTGTCCATCATCTCCCTCCTTGACGGTCGGCGGCATCATTTAATCCCGAACCTGCAAGCCGGATCAACCGGCCGGCAGATCCAGGACCATGGCGTCATCGATACTGGGCAGCCGCCGGACCTTGTCCACCAGTTCCCTGGTGATCAGGCTGTCGGTGTTCAGCAGGATCACATTCCGGCCATGCCCTTCCTCCCGGCCCACGGTCATCCGGGCGATATTGACATCAGCCTCGCCCAGGGTCACCCCGAGCTGGCCGATCACCCCGGGCACGTCCCGGTTATAGACAAAGAGCATCGCCCCTTCCGGCTGGGCCTCCAGCCGGAATGAGTTGAAACGGACCAGGCGCGGCTCCTTTTTGCCGAACACGGTGCCGGCCAGCATGTTCTCGCCCCCGGTGGTCTTGACCCGGATCTTGAGCAGGCCGGTGAAATCATCGGAATGGCCGGTCTTGGACTCCACCACCCGGATCCCCCTCTCCCTGGCGATCAACGGGGCATTGACATAGTTGACCGCATCCTGGAGAATCGGGGTGAACAGCCCTTTCAAAAAGGCAATGGTCACCGGGGTGATATTCATCTCGGCCAGTTCACCGATATACTCCAGGGTAACCTCTTCGACCCCGCCCTTGGCAATCTGCATATGAAAGGAACCGAGCATCTCGGCAAGCTTCACATAGGGCCCGACCTGGGCCAGGACCTCGCCGGAGACCGACGGCATGTTCACCGCATTGGTCACCTGGCCGCTGTTCAGGTAATCGGCCATCTGCTGGGCAATGGCCACGGCCACGTTCTCCTGGGCCTCGGTGGTCGACGCCCCCAGGTGCGGGGTGGCGATAAAGTTGTCCAGCCCGAGCAGGGGGCAGTTCTCCCTGGTGGTCGGCTCCACCGCAAAGACATCCAGGGCCGCGCCGGCAATCTCACCGTTGACCAGGGCATCATACAGGGCCTCTTCATCAACCACCCCGCCCCGGGCGCAGTCAATGAACATGGCGTCATTTTTCATCAACTTGAACTCGTTGGCCGAGATCAGCTTCCTGGTTTCCTTGGTCATCGGCACATGCACCGAGAAGAAATCCGCCTTCTGGCAAAGCTCTTCCAGGCTCATCAGCTCGACACCCAGCTTGTCGACCATTTCCTTGGGCATGTGCGGATCATAGGCGATCACCTTCATCTTGAGGCCCCTGGCCCGCTCGGCAAAAATGCTGCCGATCCTGCCGATGCCGATCACCCCCACGGTCTTGCCGGTCAGTTCCCGGCCCATGAACAGTTTCTTTTCCCATTTGCCGGCCTTCATCGAGGCGGTGGCCTGGGGAATGTTCCGGGCCAGGGAGACCATCATTGCAACCGCATGCTCGGCCGCAGTGGTGGAGTTGCCGTCCGGCGCGTTCATCACCACGATCCCGCTCTTGCTGGCCGCGGGAATGTCAACATTGTCAAGGCCGATACCGGCCCGGCCGATCACCTTGAGGTTGGTGGCCGCATCGATAATCCCGGCAGTCACCTTGGTGGCGCTGCGGATCACCAGGCCGTCATAGCCAGGGATGATCCTGGCAAGCTCTTCTGGGGCCAGACCGGTATTGATATCCACCTCCAGCCCGGCGTCCCTGAGTATCCGCGCCCCCACCGGAGCCAGATTGTCACTGATAAGTACCTTCATTGTCTCTCCTTTATCCTTTCCGCGGCAAAAACGTATATAAATGATAAGCTATTAAAGCAGCCCGTTGGACCGAGCCCGCCGGCCGGGGCGCGACTCGCCTCCCGAGAACGGAAACAGGGCCGGCAAGATCACCTGAAAACAAGCAAAATTAAATGTCTTCGGACAACAAGTCAAGAAAAAGGTCACTGCGCCGCGCCCCTTGCCCATTGCCCGTGCCCCCCGGAAGAATCCGCGCCATCTCTTCGCGCGCAACGACTTTCATATAAAACCCATCATTACATATTGAATGTGATTGGGAAAGAAGATATAACACGGGTCCTGTTACCAGGAGGCACAATTCCACGCAAACAAGTTGCCGGGACATGCCCCGGACTCCATATATGATATCAAGGAGAGATCCATGGACGAGATACGCTTACGATTTCCCCCCAGCCCCACCGGCTACCTCCACATCGGCGGGGCCCGGACCGCGATCTACAACTGGCTCTTTGCCAGAAAACATGGCGGCAAGTTCATCCTCCGCATCGAGGACACCGATGCCCGGCGGTCCACCCAGGAATCCATTGAGGGGATACTGGACGGTCTGAAATGGCTTGGGCTCGACTGGGACGAAGGCCCCTATTTTCAGTCGGAATACGCGGCGGAACATATTGCCACGGCCCGGAAGTTGATCAACAGCGGGCATGCCTACAGATGTTTCTGCACCAGGGAGGAACTGGACGCCAAGCGCGAGGCGGCCATTGCCGCCAAGATCACCTACATCTATGACCGGACCTGCTGCGCCTTGACCCCGGAAGAGATTGCGGCCAGGGAAGCGGCCGGGGTTCCCTTTACGGTCCGTTTCAAGATCCCGGACCGGCAGGGGATGTTCAGTTTCACGGACCGGGTATACGGGCTCATCCAGCGGCCCTACGCGGATCTTGAGGATTTCGTTATCGTCCGTTCCAACGGTCAGCCGCTCTATCTGCTTTCCAACGTGGTCGATGATATCCGCGACCGGATCAGCCATATCATCCGCGGCCAGGACGGGCTGGTCAACACCCCCAAACAGATCCTGATCTACCAGGCCCTGGGGGCCGAGGTCCCGGTCTTTGCCCACATGTCGCTCACCCTGGACCCGAAAAAGGCCAAGATCTCCAAGCGGTCCCACGGCGAGGTGGTCACGGTCCAGTTCTACAAGGAACACGGGTTCCTGCCCTGGGCCCTGACCAATTTTCTGGTCCTGCTGGGCTGGGCTCCGGGTGATGACCGGGAGATCTTTTCCCGGGAAGAGTTGATTGAGGCATTTTCCCTGGAAGGGTTGAGCCGGGCCAATGCGGTGTTCAATTACCACAAGGACGACCCCAAGTTCTTCACCGATCCCAAGGCGCTGAACATCAACGCCCACTATCTGCGCACCATGGAGGTGACGGAACTTGCCCCCCTGGTCAAGGAAGAGCTGATTGCCGAGGGGCTCTGGGACAATGGTTATGACACTGAAAAACGCACCTGGTTCCTGGAAACCCTGGCCCTGATCCGCGACCGTTTCCATACCCTCAAGGACTTTGCCGCCAGGGGCCGGGCCTATTTCAGCGATGACTACCCGGTAATGGCCAAGGCGACGCGGAAGAACATTGACAAGCACGAAAAAATCGCCGAATGGCTGGGCCTGCTGGCGGACCGGCTGGCCGGGCTGGCCGACTTTGACCGGGAAACCATTGAACAGGCCACCAGGGAGCTGGCTGCTGAGTTGCAACTAAAGCCCGGGATCCTGATCAACGGCGCCAGGACCGTGGTCACCGGGCAGGTGGCAGGTCCGGGACTCTTTGATATCCTGGTCGCCATCGGCCGGGACCGGGTGGTGGACCGGCTCAGGCGCTGCACTGAGATCGCCGGGCGGGCGGAAGGATAAAGTCTTACAGTTTCCTGGAGATCGCCAGACAAAATACAACCCCCTTGTTGTCCGGACCGGAATGGGCCCATACCCTGCCCTGGTGCAGTCCGGCGACCTCCTTGACAATGGCCAGCCC
Protein-coding regions in this window:
- the ispE gene encoding 4-(cytidine 5'-diphospho)-2-C-methyl-D-erythritol kinase, whose product is MTEITVHAPAKINLVLTVKGRRPDGYHEIDTLMQKLELADRLRLRVIDRGIRLRCPGTDLPENGDNLVFRAARAFLDAAGLSSGIDIVLHKRIPVAAGLGGGSSDAAAVLTGLNTLFAAGLDHETLHGLGRSLGADVPFFVAGYVAARATGIGDRLVEASSLDRCSVVLVSPGFPVSTRWVYENLALTTRDNPYILARNCETTSRNVSKPANLPIELSNDLEGVTIRRFPVIAQIKQQVLQAGAEGVLMSGSGPTVFGLFCGEPEQALSRARACCRGLAGKYGGQVILTGVAA
- the serA gene encoding phosphoglycerate dehydrogenase, whose translation is MKVLISDNLAPVGARILRDAGLEVDINTGLAPEELARIIPGYDGLVIRSATKVTAGIIDAATNLKVIGRAGIGLDNVDIPAASKSGIVVMNAPDGNSTTAAEHAVAMMVSLARNIPQATASMKAGKWEKKLFMGRELTGKTVGVIGIGRIGSIFAERARGLKMKVIAYDPHMPKEMVDKLGVELMSLEELCQKADFFSVHVPMTKETRKLISANEFKLMKNDAMFIDCARGGVVDEEALYDALVNGEIAGAALDVFAVEPTTRENCPLLGLDNFIATPHLGASTTEAQENVAVAIAQQMADYLNSGQVTNAVNMPSVSGEVLAQVGPYVKLAEMLGSFHMQIAKGGVEEVTLEYIGELAEMNITPVTIAFLKGLFTPILQDAVNYVNAPLIARERGIRVVESKTGHSDDFTGLLKIRVKTTGGENMLAGTVFGKKEPRLVRFNSFRLEAQPEGAMLFVYNRDVPGVIGQLGVTLGEADVNIARMTVGREEGHGRNVILLNTDSLITRELVDKVRRLPSIDDAMVLDLPAG
- the pth gene encoding aminoacyl-tRNA hydrolase, which gives rise to MHLLVGLGNPGTQYATTRHNLGFLALDYLARCHGFAFSSSKWQAEIVKGCLWGKTVQLVKPMTFMNRSGDAVAAISRFFKIPAERILVVHDDLDLDLARIKMVARGGAGGHNGIRSLIQGLGTESFPRIKVGIGRPDQPIPAERYVLSGFSSAELKTVEERFVTLEEGLRIFLEQDVAAAMNFLNSLR
- a CDS encoding ribose-phosphate pyrophosphokinase — encoded protein: MPNIMKVFSGNANRPMAEAICRHLRIPLSKAEVRRFSDGEIFIEIGENVRGTDVFVIQPTCTPVNDHLMELVIMVDALRRASARRITAVLPYYGYARQDRKVAPRVPITAKVVAEMLTVVGVRRVLAMDLHAGQIQGFFNIPVDHLYAAPVLLKYIAGKFNNVVMVSPDAGGVERTRAFAKRLNAELAIIDKRRDKPNQSKAMRVIGDVAGKTAILLDDMVDTAGTLCGAADILYTAGAVDVHACCTHPVLSGPAVERIRNSRISSLVVSNSIPLNDAARQCEKIKVLSVSELLGEAIGRIHSEDSVSSLFV
- a CDS encoding 50S ribosomal protein L25, whose amino-acid sequence is MLRLDMTATVRQGSGKGAARSLRREGKTPAILYGVKAEPVALSLESALLRKILMQVHGRNAVVSLAVEADGVTSSHHVMVREIQKDPVTEALIHVDFFEISLDKERVYSVPLNCVGVAKGVDLGGFMNVVKPFVHVKGLPLDIPDTVDTDVSALNIGDAITCQTLSVPDSVTLLEDAEAACVMVTHLKQVVEETTEEEEVEEEGAPAAEEGAAEEAAA
- a CDS encoding DUF1844 domain-containing protein, producing the protein MMDNKGDGCKPCPEGQVKRDGKCVMPEVTFAALIMSLNTSVLYHLGEISDPVTGEKNRDMVLAKHSIDTLAMLEEKTRGNLTDEEKELLRMVLFEVKMRFVKAGK
- the gltX gene encoding glutamate--tRNA ligase, producing MDEIRLRFPPSPTGYLHIGGARTAIYNWLFARKHGGKFILRIEDTDARRSTQESIEGILDGLKWLGLDWDEGPYFQSEYAAEHIATARKLINSGHAYRCFCTREELDAKREAAIAAKITYIYDRTCCALTPEEIAAREAAGVPFTVRFKIPDRQGMFSFTDRVYGLIQRPYADLEDFVIVRSNGQPLYLLSNVVDDIRDRISHIIRGQDGLVNTPKQILIYQALGAEVPVFAHMSLTLDPKKAKISKRSHGEVVTVQFYKEHGFLPWALTNFLVLLGWAPGDDREIFSREELIEAFSLEGLSRANAVFNYHKDDPKFFTDPKALNINAHYLRTMEVTELAPLVKEELIAEGLWDNGYDTEKRTWFLETLALIRDRFHTLKDFAARGRAYFSDDYPVMAKATRKNIDKHEKIAEWLGLLADRLAGLADFDRETIEQATRELAAELQLKPGILINGARTVVTGQVAGPGLFDILVAIGRDRVVDRLRRCTEIAGRAEG